In Nicotiana tabacum cultivar K326 chromosome 17, ASM71507v2, whole genome shotgun sequence, one DNA window encodes the following:
- the LOC107765795 gene encoding ribulose bisphosphate carboxylase small subunit, chloroplastic 2, giving the protein MASSVMSSAAAVATGANAAQASMVAPFTGLKSATSFPVSRKQNLDITSIASNGGRVQCMQVWPPINKKKYETLSYLPDLSVEQLLREVEYLLKNGWVPCLEFETEHGFVYRENNKSPGYYDGRYWTMWKLPMFGCTDATQVLAEVEEAKKAYPQAWIRIIGFDNVRQVQCISFIAYKPEGY; this is encoded by the exons ATGGCTTCCTCAGTTATGTCCTCAGCTGCCGCTGTTGCGACCGGCGCCAATGCTGCTCAAGCCAGTATGGTTGCACCCTTCACTGGTCTCAAGTCCGCAACCTCCTTCCCTGTTTCCAGGAAACAAAACCTTGACATTACTTCCATTGCTAGCAACGGCGGAAGAGTTCAATGCATGCAG GTGTGGCCACCAATTAACAAGAAGAAGTACGAGACTCTCTCATACCTTCCTGATTTGAGCGTGGAGCAATTGCTTAGGGAAGTTGAGTACCTTTTGAAAAATGGATGGGTTCCTTGCTTGGAATTCGAGACTGAG CACGGATTCGTCTACCGTGAGAACAACAAGTCACCAGGTTACTACGATGGAAGGTACTGGACCATGTGGAAGTTGCCCATGTTCGGGTGCACTGATGCCACTCAGGTCTTGGCTGAGGTCGAGGAGGCAAAGAAGGCTTACCCACAAGCCTGGATCAGAATCATTGGATTCGACAACGTCCGTCAAGTGCAGTGCATCAGTTTTATTGCCTACAAGCCTGAAGGCTACTAA
- the LOC142172152 gene encoding uncharacterized protein LOC142172152, with protein MDLDLALLNDKPAVITDTSSADEKSFHKAWERSNRSSLMFMRMSIANNIKSTISQTESAREYLKFVEEYFYSADKSLAGTLMDELTTMKFDGPRMQNHIIEMTNIAARLQTLGMKFDDSFLEESRLKKQGSHSINLIGQGAGKGLKVKANKSKKKKAHAKASQDANKEHKADTCHFCNKEGHYQKDCLKRKLGSKGKGFLTIQTTNPNKDFLFMGNRMKAPIEGIGTYRLITETGRHLDLLQTLYVPSVSRNLISLSRLDVSGFDLQFGNGCFNLYKNANFYGSGFLSDDLYKLKVDIGFSESLLPVQYNVGIKCSSLDESSAYLWHRRLGHISKKRLERLVKNEILPNLNFTDLTICLDCIKGKQTKHKKSQARDALKVFVNEVERQLDKKVKIIRSDRGGEYYEKYNESGQYPGPFAKFPEECGICAQYTMPEILQQNGVAERVPSKAVPKTPFELWTGRKPSLRHLHVWGCPAEARVYNPQEKKLDSRTISGYFIGYPEKSKSVEIKEVRVNIPLPMNVPTSIQISNIIPIVEKHFDNTEQHLDGTLHEETNSQISDTNEPQEMPLRKYQKVRKSAISDDYVVYLQESDFDIGILHETKDFLSKNFGSLMYAQTCTRPDISFAVGMLGRYQSNPGIDHWKAAKNVLRYLKGTKDYMLMYRISKHLEVVGYSDSDFAGCIDIRKSMNLKNHVARDEGAISWKSAKQSVITTSTMEAEFVACFEATIHALWLRNFISGLGVVDTITKPLKIYCDNSATVFFSKNDKYSKGIKHMELNYFTVKEGVQKQRVSLEHIRTDLMIADPLMKGLQPKIFKEHVHRMGLGCIYD; from the exons ATGGATCTTGACTTGGCTCTGCTGAATGATAAGCCCGCTGTCATTACTGATACGAGCAGTGCGGATGAGAAGTCTTTCCATAAAGCATGGGAACGCTCTAACAGGTCGAGCCTTATGTTTATGCGAATGAGTATTGCCAACAACATTAAGAGTACTATTTCACAAACGGAAAGTGCCAGGGAATACCTGAAATTTGTGGAAGAATATTTTTATTCTGCAGATAAGTCTCTCGCTGGTACACTAATGGATGAACTCACGACCATGAAGTTTGATGGGCCGCGTATGCAAAATCATATCATCGAGATGACTAACATTGCAGCAAGACTTCAGACTTTGGGGATGAAATTTGATGACTCCTTCTTG GAGGAGTCAAGACTTAAGAAACAAGGGAGTCATTCAATTAACCTCATAGGTCAAGGAGCTGGTAAAGGACTTAAAGTGAAGGCCAACAAGTCCAAGAAGAAGAAAGCACATGCTAAAGCTTCACAGGATGCTAACAAGGAACATAAAGCAGATACGTGTCATTTCTGTAACAAGGAAGGACACTATCAGAAAGATTGCCTGAAACGTAAGCTTGGTTCGAAAGGAAAG GGATTCCTTACGATCCAaactacaaatccaaataaggattTCTTGTTCATGGGAAATCGTATGAAGGCTCCAATTGAAGGCATAGGGACTTATCGTTTGATCACGGAGACTGGACGTCACCTTGATCTATTACAGACTCTTTATGTACCTTCAGTTTCTaggaatttgatttctctttcaagaCTTGATGTTTCTGGATTTGATTTACAGTTTGGAAATGgttgtttcaatttatataagaaTGCTAATTTTTATGGTTCTGGTTTTCTTAGTGAtgatttatataaattgaaagtCGATATTGGTTTTTCTGAATCCCTTCTTCCTGTTCAATATAATGTTGGAATTAAATGTAGTTCATTAGATGAAAGTTCTGCTTACTTGTGGCATAGACGTTTGGGTCATATATCCAAAAAAAGGTTAGAAAGATTAGTAAAGAATGAGATTCTTCCGAATCTAAATTTTACTGATCTCACTATATGTTTGGATTGCATTAAGGGAAAGCAAACCAAGCATA aaaaatctcaagcaaGAGATGCTCTCAAGGTATTTGTTAATGAGGTTGAAAGGCAATtagataaaaaggtaaaaattattAGGTCAGATAGAGGTGGTGAATATTATGAGAAATATAATGAATCAGGACAATATCCAGGTCCATTTGCAAAGTTCCCTGAGGAATGTGGCATATGTGCACAGTATACTATGCCAGAAATacttcaacaaaatggtgttgcagaaAG GGTTCCTAGTAAGGCAGTTCCAAAGACCCCTTTTGAACTGTGGACAGGAAGAAAACCTAGTTTAAGGCATCTACATGTTTGGGGTTGCCCAGCGGAAGCTAGAGTTTATaatccacaagaaaagaaattagattCTCGAACAATAAGTGGTTACTTTATTGGTTACCCAGAGAAATCTAAAAG TGTGGAAATAAAAGAGGTGAGGGTCAATATTCCATTACCCATGAATGTGCCTACTTCCATACAAATATCAAATATTATTCCAATTGTTGAAAAACACTTTGACAACACCGAGCAACATTTGGATGGAACACTTCATGAAGAAACTAACTCACAAATATCTGACACAAATGAACCACAAGAAATGCCATTAAGAAAATATCAAAAAGTTAGAAAATCGGCTATTTCGGATGATTACGTGGTTTATTTGCAAGAGTCAGATTTTGACATTG GcatattgcatgagactaaagaTTTTCTCTCTAAGAATTTTGGTAGTCTGATGTATGCTCAGACTTGCACAAGACCAGATATTAGTTTTGCGGTCGGAATGCTGGGAAGATATCAGAGTAACCCAGGAATTGATCACTGGAAAGCTGCAAAGAACGTTTTGAGGTACCTAAAAGGAACTAAGGATTACATGCTCATGTATAGGATATCCAAGCATTTGGAAGTTGTTGGATACTCAGATTCAGATTTCGCTGGATGTATTGACATTAGAAAGTCAat gaatTTGAAGAATCACGTTGCTAGA GATGAAGGAGCAATATCATGGAAGAGTGCCAAACAGTCTGTTATTACTACATCCACAATGGAAGCAGAATTTGTGGCTTGTTTTGAAGCCACGATTCATGCATTATGGCTGCGAAACTTTATTTCAGGACTTGGGGTTGTCGACACCATTACCAAGCCGTTGAAAATTTATTGTGATAATTCTGCAACAGTATTCTTCTCCAAGAACGATAAGTACTCCAAAGGTATCAAGCATATGGAATTAAATTACTTTACTGTCAAGGAGGGAGTTCAAAAACAAAGAGTGTCACTTGAGCATATTAGAACCGATCTCATGATTGCAGATCCGTTAATGAAAGGTTTACAGCCAAAGATATTTAAAGAACATGTACATAGAATGGGTCTTGGCTGTATTTATGACtga